Genomic window (Apis cerana isolate GH-2021 linkage group LG1, AcerK_1.0, whole genome shotgun sequence):
agaatatttaaataaatacacataACGTACTTTTTTGTTGGCAACTAGATGCCGAAGTCATAAAATGTGCTTGCAATTTATCCGCAATTGCATTTCCCTCTGTGATAAGTAAATGACTTAAATCATTACTGAAGAAAGCATTAGCACCTCCAGTATCAGTCACAGCCATTATTTGTATTGGTAAATTTGGTATATTCATAGAAAATGCACTAcgaaaaagtttcaaattaataatagtattattattaaatatataaaataatattattttgaaatatgtatattgcaTTACATACTTAAGAGTCGCAAGTGATGCTTTTCTTTTTGTGGAATAAACGAGTATAAAACCATGTACTAATTCATCTCTAAATGCATTTGCTCCAtgaaaacttgaaataataacttcaactcttcgtttcgattctcctagaaatgtttctaaaacaatcgatcgatcgccaCTAAGAAAACAACATTGATGATTGAGTAAGGGACCAAGTACGTTTTCCACGGAATATGGATCTCCGCAGAACATAcacattattattctaaaataaaaaaattattaatattatgatgatcaaaaagtttataatttatttaaaaattatattacctaATATCTGGTTCTAAACATTCAATAACACtttggtaaatatttaaaaaaccagCTCTGTGATTTATAGATTGTATAAGTTGCTGTAATGCATCTTTCACAAGTAAAGTAGGAAATCTTTTATCTTGCTCCAAATCTTCTATGCAAACATCAATAAATGGACACTGCAAactaatataaagatattaatttttatttaaatatgaaataaaattcataagtaaaatgaaatgtagaattcataaatttttacctATCAGCAAGATTCTGACCCTCTTTTCTAAGTCGTATTGCTTCCATTTCATCTATTGTTGATTCTGGTACAAACATAATAACAATAGGTAATCCTTGAAATGGTAATCTATCTTCTTGTTCTAAATTCGACAATAAAGTTTTTTCTAAAGAAGAAcgaatatattcaaatgaatcctcatttgcataaatacaaaatgaacctataaatttaaaatattttcaaaattctatttttacaaaattctctatataataatattataataatataccatGAGGCATAAAATCTGAAGTAGTAAATGAATTATGTGGTAATCCAACATCACCATCGATTATTCGATATCCAAGCGTATACAACTGACAATCAATTTCTACTTCATCATCTTCTGTTTGTGCTCTTATTTCACGAGCGAATTCCTCACCAAGTCCATTGCTTCCAAGTAtaactaaatttaattgattattatcagATGTTAATTGCCACTGACTACTGTGATTCCATGAGGAAggtctataaaattattattttgataattatatttaattaaaaattattatttgttatacttttaaatcttACCTGTGAGCTTTTGTTCCAAGTATTCGTTCTATAAGTGCATCCATACAATTTGGATAAGCTGGACAATGTTCTCTTATAGGACAATGTACAAAACCCAAATGTTGAAATAgcattaattttctatcttgATCTAATCTATCTAAGGCTTTATATCTGTACATCATAAAAGATtactcaaaaatatttatatataatttaaataaaaaaaattaaattaattacctaAAATCATCTACTAATGCATctgtaatttctttaatatcatcTTGTGTAATAGTACCAGATGGTGCTATACTCTTGAAATGATAGAATAAATCAGCATGTTCTAGCAATAGTtcctgaaataataaaagattaaaaaatataatagaacaaaaaatatttattatgtttatgttattattatgttaagacatgtatatatttatacctgGAAATTATGTTTagctttttcaataatttctttttgatgTTGATCATATATTTCTTGACAATCATGGTGAGAAAGAGCTTCAAAACATTCTCTACCCATAAAAAGAACTCTAACTTCAGATAAATGTTTTCCAGGTGTAACATAACCAGTTTCTTCCAATAACTGTTTAAACTGTTTTTTCCATctaagaaatgataaattttttatataaatataaatatttctttattacaatataattattttcaatatttaaaagatatttataaagtttttgatagttaaaacatataatactacaaaaatgttaatataattatatatttttataaaaaaataatattctaaaatataaagcaATAAAAAGCACAATTTACCTTTTAGGAAGTCTGCACAAAAGAAACGCCACCCAGAATAAAGCAAAGCATTAGTATATTGCACATAAATCTCTAAAATGCTGAAtgactatataattttaataattatgttagCAAAAAACtacttctttcttatttataaatagcaaaaatttaacagattataatgattataaaatatattaagaaatatttatatatatatttaataattaattttaaaaatataataatactaactCTAATCGCCGCTGTTCCTGTTGCAAtacatttatatgatttttgaaaacagTTTCAGCTTCTGGTGTTTCTAAGACATCATAAGGAATTTTTGTTCCATTATTTTCACCAAAATCACAATCAATCCATGGGATATCTTCAGGACATTCATAGAAATATTGGTGAAAATCAGGatgttcttttatatattgttgtaCTGCAGACCATTctctacataaataaaataaatagaataagcaaaaaaatattttcataaaaatatttcaattagaattaaataaatataattgaaaacatACTCATTgatcaaatttgttatatcAGGACATATTTCATGAAGAATATCAGGTAACATATCCAAATATCCTTGGATTTTTTTTGCCACTTGttcatctttcaattttttaatatgtctCCTAAATAATCTTTGAGTTGCATCAATACcaaataattcaacaaatgttgaaaattctttGTGTTGAGCTAATTTTTTAGATGCTTGAGACCACAATGCTCTATAATCAGTAACATGTATTCGAATCAATCTTTGTAAAGATTCTGTTGATGCatctaataattcttttctagCTCTGGCCGCTTCCGCAAATGGAATAACTTTACTTCGCATTTTAGTTTTATCAATCAATTGTGCCAAAATCATAAATgccaaatcaatatttatattttcatgtgcagatgtttcaattattaatatggaaCCTTTGTATTCTTTACGCATCACTAATTTTTCAGCTTCTTTTACATATTGTTCATTAGCATCATCATTTTTGGTTGTTACCAAAACTATTGGTTTtttagttttcattaaattatttaatatatttgctaCTATTTCAACCTGTTTTTCTATAGATCTATTTGGTACAACACTTACATCAAATACACACAAAAAGCCATCAATGTTTAATTTACCATCTGGTAAAACTTTTTGTTCATATTCTTTCTCTATGCCTAAttgatttttgcaaatatacaTAAGCTTTTCTGCACTAGTAATTTTTGTGGCTGCACATCTTTTTGCATAAGGTTCCATTTTACCACCTTTAAAAGGTTGAAAAGATGCATCATCTATAAATTCTGTATGTTCTATtacttgaaattgatattccgTTCCATCTTCTGCTGTTTTTGTAACTTCGCCCCAATATAGGAAATGATCATTATTCACCACCCGACCACTAAAATCTGactgcaaaaaataataatcaattaataagagGAAACATTGCAAAGCAAACAAACTATATTTAACCAAATTAATTACatgtacatttaataattacctGTGATAACACTGATATATGGTCCACATTATAATCATCGTTCAAAGAACGCATAAAACGATTACACAGACATGATTTTCCCACACCAACTTGCCCCTTATCTTTCTCTGTACCAGAAAGACCAACAATAGCAACATTGATGGTTTTGATATTATCACTTTTTCTTGCCATTTTTAAAgcttaatttgattatatcatttatataattaagtgtgaaaataaaaatcttttcatcaAACTTTACTCAGGACATTTTTAAGTACCACTATTAATAGTTTctcttattcatttattttgtagTTATTAAAAACCAATATTTTTCCCTTTGGTCATTGTATATCAAGTctagaaatttatatgaaaattagcaTTACCTCCCTTTGGtaacatttttaacaatatattttttattttatatttcttcttcacaACATTTGAATATCATGCttcaaatttttgtatgacatgcaaatttatatataaataatcataaagaaatgtcatttgtcaaaatttcatttgagcttaatataattattattacaacttTATAAATGACAAAATTACATCattagagaaattaataatatagattttaagaaatttttgcactttatttctttatataaagcaCAACATTCATAATTTAGCACAAATGTGAGCAATAATTCTTTGGAATGGCACTCTATATCTgtatatctgaaaaaaaataatattcacaaatgaataaaatgataaacagtatcattatatattattaaatgttagtTGCACTCATGTtgcatttatatctttattatgaaaattaaattaaatattcatgataaTATTCACTATTCATCTAAAAttcacattaataaaatatatatttaaaatcacacaaaattatattcaacacatatatatatatatatgtacgtatatgtatctatgtatatatatatatatatatatatatatatatatatatatatacacacacatatcataaattatattgaaaaatatatttgatagtaataataaaataagagatgAATCAAATAACAAGCAGTCACTAtacacaaaattaatttttatactaatttataatttcctagaaataaattatctccTACATTATACAGGTTATGgattcaatgaaataaaacgtcaaaaatctctttataaagaattttttgcattaatctttatatatatgatataaaacttgaattttttttaataataagaagatgaatataataatttttcatgaacattaatgttaaaaatagtttcaaataaacattacgattatattttttaataaaattacaaaaatgtttTGTAATAATGATAGAGTATTTCTATCATAATGGAATAAATAGTTTTGTCTTgcgaaagtaataaattaaagttatagacttcatataaaatttacgagaCATGATTCATGCAGCAGaaacaaattattcgatatacaAATGACAGCTACGAATAGATCAATATGCATTGTACACAACCGCGGTCAATTTTAACACCAATGATAGTTTTGggattcaacaaattttaataagatatataaccaatatgtataatatgctGGAGCTTagctaaataaaatcaaaaaactaaaaaatcaaaatatcttaCTCGATGTAGTAAAGGCTATGTTACCTGTACAGATTTTTGTTCAGCAAGCGAACTATTACACCAACCGGCCGTcctgtataattttttcttcaggAACTCGATCGATTCTTCACTGCTATAGAACACGCACTCTTTCTTGATTTGTTTCACGCACACGGTGCACAGAAAGACATCTACAACTTATCTCAATGAAGGCTTAATTCCAGGTGTGTAAATAACTTCACGTCAAACACCTAGAATTGCCCCATAAAGGAGCCATTTTGGTGGGTGGGCACAAGGATTAATGTTTTCAGAATAGATAGTATATGTCGAACAAGAACAAGGCCGTATCTAgcatatttgatttattttttaaataaattctctttttcttataaataaattattaaattatatttattatttatattcacttaattaaatacaatatttattattaataattttaaaaatttttatataataaaaaaaataaatagactaaaaatatttttaatatattttaaaacaaataagaatatcatatttttaagaattttgaatattttaataaaatagatttatatatattatattgaagcaaatttattatattttttttaagttttaaaataatgctttttcaattttattattatttatttaaattgatcaattatttatgaacaATATCGACAAAAACTATCTGACTATAAGCACACCATGATTACGCTCCTGTAACAGCATAAAAGCACCATCTGTCGTTGAGTAAATGTACTAGTgcgatttcgaattaaaaatggcTGACAGCGGGGATGCTGTGAATAGTACGTCGTCAGGAAAAGAGGCTAGAAATACCGTTACTGATGGTCCTGTCACTGATCCAGCATCAAACAATAAGGTAAATTTAAGGATTCTGTCAcctagataattaaataaatgaattattttaacttgaattataataatataaaatcataataatatattaccatGAGTATTGTATTTTACCGCCgtactaaatatttaattaattaaattatttataaaaattaaaatatatatttttttaatttatataattgtacaaaataaaaagatagtatattagtgaattttattttcgttattgtttttatctttctattttattaaattatttatttaaaaccttTGATTTACCTTTAACTCTTTTAACatgtgttttgttttttttttgttacatctTAGCCCAACCCTTTCAAGTCTTATGACCACATGTTGCTATTATGTAATGCAACACATGGTATTAATTGATGTATGGtcttatatatactttctgTTTATTGTCAAACAAATAACTTCTACTATTGTTATTGCAAATTAaacttcattataaaaaaatttcataaatttattactaaaaataatgatttaattttaaaatttattaatcatataatgccaataaatataagatgttatttgaaatttttattttaaatgtataataatcataagaataataaaaaaataatttataaataaattgaatatatacttttgactcacaaagttatttttatatttaaaaaaaaatactataattaaCACTTCATTAATGTTACACAATATAGAAGTAATTTTATGGTAATTGGTATGAAACTTATAGATAATTCATATACATAAGACCAGCTGCTAAGAAACAATTACTTTCAAAGCTTCTTTGctttgttttatattctttattgatgttttataattcaaaataaaaatgttttatataattgaaaattttttatattatttttttttatttatttataaaataaaataatataaaaataaaaaattcattattattgattattattttaatgaaatttaaaaaaccagatttttaatttttttaaatttttttaaattatatatctttttttatatatttctttttgtgtACCAAAAGCTTAAAAAACacaaaaactatttaattcttttttacatattttttttccttatatattatgctattatactttatcattctaattatattatgatatatatgtatctatatatatatcttgaatGATATTtggtacataatatatttataatttttactttgataATGCAAGAATTAAGAGATGATTTGCATGCTATATATAATACCTGTTATCAGGGcgcttatattattttacatatagagCATTATTCACACAGTAGTCCGTAGGTTCGGTACCAATCACTCATTCATCGCTCATTATAAGTCTAAATACACCATATAGGCGTGGCACTATTAGCATTATAGAACAAatgagtataataaataaatatatgaggaataattataaaacaaaaagggaGATCTTTACATAAAACATACAATTACATAAAActgatattttatgtaatttgaattttacataCAAGTACAACCTTTGGGAGCTTTGTACCAAACTACGGactgtattataaaaatttgacccaatttgaattatgaaatGGTGGTTGTTGTGATTTCAGAGCTTAGAGGCATCAAATAGTGCCTTTCACGGCGCGAGAACAAAATTAGTAAGTAAGAATATACGTGTACAAAACAAGTAAACTTGTATTCCTTTCCACAAAGCAATCCTTACAATTTCCTCAGGGCTGCTTTAATTCCTATgattacataaatatgatatgtGCCAATGGAATTATCATTTTGTCCTCTCATCAAATAACACAGGATAATAAGACGACTTTTccctaaaatataattaaagtcatgaataattcattcatttattttattaatctaataaagtaatataagtaatataataattatataacataaatcgaaatatatataaaaagaattattaaatttcgtcTATATTAAACTGTGTCCAttctatcaaataaaatagcttcatttacatttttatgtttgtagTCTATTTCCATCTATTGCAGCCCtttttgagataaaatattcataattttacaatgatatatgatttaatcttttaaatgttTAGGATTCCAAGTCCGGAGCCTTGAAAAAGTCCAGTCGTTATCGCAGTCGCTCTTTGTCAGCTAGTAGCACAGATAGTTACAGTTCTGGtatgaatatattcatttttatagtgtatctataattaaaaaaaattattattaatttaatatagtaaatttatttttctattatattagcATCTTATACAGCAAGTTCATCAGATGAAGATGATGTATCACctcgagaaaaaattcaaaaaacagaaaatggttttatagatttttgtgTACGCAATATTAATCAACATGCATTTGGTAGAAGAGAGATAGAAATAGCAGAACAAGAAATGCCAGGAATTATGGCACTTCGTAAGCGCGCCGCTGAAGATaaggtatataaattatctgcaataaaagcaaaaagttaattgatattaatatataataaaaaattattttaaacagcCATTGAAAAATGCTAAAATTGTGGGATGCACTCATATCAATGCTCAAACTGCTGTTCTTATTGAAACTTTAGTTCATTTGGGAGCACAAGTTAGATGGGCagcatgtaatatatattctactcAAAATGAAGTGGCTGCTGCCCTTGCTCATGCTGGCTATCCAATTTTCGCTTGGCGTGGTGAAACAGAAGAAGATTTTTGGTGGTGTATTGATAAATGTGTAGCTGCTGAAAATTGGCAACCTAATATGATATTAGATGATGGAGGAGATGCAACACATTTAAtgctcaaaaaatataatgctatGTTTAAGATGATTCAAGGTTTGTCtatcatttcttttacaataaaatagataataataataatgttaatttctaGGAATCGTCGAAGAGAGCGTAACAGGTGTACAtagattatatcaattatcaaaAGCAGGAAAATTATCCGTTCCTGCCATGAATGTTAATGATAGTGTAACAAAAACCAAATTTGATAATCTTTATAGCTGCCGCGAAAGTATTATTGAtaggtaaattaattaaacatcaaTTATCGAAATGTTGAAATGCACTAAAATTTTgccattaattatatttattaatgtatctTATTATAGTTTGAAAAGATCCACAGATATTATGTTTGGTGGAAAACAGGTTGTAATTTGTGGCTATGGTGAAGTTGGTAAAGGTTGTTGTCAAGCTCTTAAAGGTTTGGGatgtattgtttatataactGAAATCGATCCAATTTGTGCTTTACAAGCAAGGTAAATAatctgaaacaaaataaaaatatatcatataaactTTCATATAAACTGATTATtcatacatacattttttacagTATGGATGGTTTTAgagtaatgaaattaaatgaagtTATTCGAAATGTAGACATTGTTATTACTGCAACTGGCAATAAAAATGTAGTTACGCGTGAGCACatggataaaatgaaaaatggctGCGTAGTGTGCAATATGGGACACAGTAATACCGAAATAGATATTGTACGTTCAAATTCTAACAATCTatagttaatttttctaaaattcgaCTAGATTTTCAACTAGAGTGTAGGGAAAAATtcgtatttcttatatttcagaacaaaaaagaaatatattggtAAAACATTAAGACTCCTTTAATATGTTCTTAACAGAACAGTTTACGCACGCCCGATTTAACTTGGGAAAAAGTAAGGTCTCAAGTGGATCATGTTATCTGGCCAGATGGAAAGCGCATCGTATTATTAGCAGAAGGCCGGTTAGTCAACTTGTCTTGTTCCAGTATTCCTTCGTTTGTTGTGTCGATTACAGCTGCTACCCAAGCATTAGCACTGATTGAACTTTTCAATGCACCTCCAGGACGGTATAAAAGTGATGTTTATCTGTTACCAAAAAAAATgggtaagtataaaatatctttgtgTTTCATTAAGCATTGCATCAATGCATAaactgtaatataataatattattcaatagatGAGTATGTGGCATCATTACATTTACCGACATTTGATGCGCATTTAACGGAGTTAACAGATGAACAAGCCAAATATATGGGACTTAATAAGGCTGGACCTTTTAAGCCTAATTATTATCGGtacgtattattttatacatctcctaatattatttaaatttatttatttaaaattattttaatttatttcagctattaaaaatatatgaataaataacatagcatagtatatgcaatatttgaaatttatgtttataagtattaaaaaatagctgcctcattttattaaaatctcttctattaatttcgtctaaattaatagaaatatataacaaggtttcatgttaatattttattttattattttaaaaaaatattttctttatatttcaaaaagatatatacatattagttCAACTAAAATATTGCCTCCCAttacaataatcaataattaattatatataaatatatatatttaattaatattcaaaagtgTATagaacatattaatttatgatttgtgCATTTAGAAATACATGTGCagttattaattcgaattgaAGTACAAGTTTGCTAAATGcagtttttacaaaaataattttaaaaaatgtttgctGTAAAAATCTGTATAcgtaaagtatatttaatgttatagattatgtaattatttagaaattttcattgagATTATTTTTGATGTATTGATGTTACATTCTGcattttgaacaatatttgGTAACATTGaagatatgtacatatatagagagaatttaatattacaagatattaataaatattaatgaattgaaGTACAATGACATATCTTTTGATGAGTTtgtctttataattatatctaataattgttCACAATTGATTACCGCAATCATGTATGCTTGAATTTactatttttgattttgttattaaaaaaaagatgaaattgtaaaaataaagcaaataaaactatgtacataattatttaagaagaattaggaaaaaattaatcattttataattggtCATATCATCCGTCGATAGaagataatggaaaaatagG
Coding sequences:
- the LOC108004321 gene encoding rho GTPase-activating protein 190 isoform X4, giving the protein MARKSDNIKTINVAIVGLSGTEKDKGQVGVGKSCLCNRFMRSLNDDYNVDHISVLSQSDFSGRVVNNDHFLYWGEVTKTAEDGTEYQFQVIEHTEFIDDASFQPFKGGKMEPYAKRCAATKITSAEKLMYICKNQLGIEKEYEQKVLPDGKLNIDGFLCVFDVSVVPNRSIEKQVEIVANILNNLMKTKKPIVLVTTKNDDANEQYVKEAEKLVMRKEYKGSILIIETSAHENINIDLAFMILAQLIDKTKMRSKVIPFAEAARARKELLDASTESLQRLIRIHVTDYRALWSQASKKLAQHKEFSTFVELFGIDATQRLFRRHIKKLKDEQVAKKIQGYLDMLPDILHEICPDITNLINEEWSAVQQYIKEHPDFHQYFYECPEDIPWIDCDFGENNGTKIPYDVLETPEAETVFKNHINVLQQEQRRLEWKKQFKQLLEETGYVTPGKHLSEVRVLFMGRECFEALSHHDCQEIYDQHQKEIIEKAKHNFQELLLEHADLFYHFKSIAPSGTITQDDIKEITDALVDDFRYKALDRLDQDRKLMLFQHLGFVHCPIREHCPAYPNCMDALIERILGTKAHRPSSWNHSSQWQLTSDNNQLNLVILGSNGLGEEFAREIRAQTEDDEVEIDCQLYTLGYRIIDGDVGLPHNSFTTSDFMPHGSFCIYANEDSFEYIRSSLEKTLLSNLEQEDRLPFQGLPIVIMFVPESTIDEMEAIRLRKEGQNLADSLQCPFIDVCIEDLEQDKRFPTLLVKDALQQLIQSINHRAGFLNIYQSVIECLEPDIRIIMCMFCGDPYSVENVLGPLLNHQCCFLSGDRSIVLETFLGESKRRVEVIISSFHGANAFRDELVHGFILVYSTKRKASLATLNAFSMNIPNLPIQIMAVTDTGGANAFFSNDLSHLLITEGNAIADKLQAHFMTSASSCQQKTAFYTPFFKEVWEKKPEIEQAFNMEEPGNLNDSGEGTLEYSALHPMPPPRHESYHLQTPDDGSGSESYEQLTPDGDLGDTGLNEQFADNRATPSDDSDIYSQVDFYREERERDLLKPGDITNKLSGWVKDTFMPQDGVTNSYSHRAFTTGRRHISQAKPRPKGNSQTLKQPGKINLKDFSNVTDAIARMTVGEKDEHGSKISMGHAPLATPELDLGSEYAQVKDVVQSLYPYDGDYMYASVQDSVGNNKSKLRHRREKGQPSYSDSDSEWSSLERQRIADISGKANKKPPSHKRIRKKRTPIFVASPKVPSSMGSGDGIGLNYNVKEVKLRVNPTERESSETNSSESSDPEHTSRLRAKHNKHTTAAISRRKFGNSLPQQHPTSNKEIFSASYESSLDVSSPREINSPSVKDGDKLNRKKDKQKAKEDEKLEKRRQKEEKLKKHAEKEKEREKKKQEKTKQTKGPSSTLSLSQVQQPLIEDFAQSETNRIPLFLEKCVQFIEDEGLDSEGIYRVPGNRAHVELLFQKFEEDGNVDIHSLDIPVNAVATALKDFFSKRLPPLIDKERMSELEDISGARGISKPMSATCMNMEDRSCRLLALRLMLNKLKPVNFDVLKFIFHHFVKVAENCKLNSMDSKNLAICWWPTLLPIEFNDLGRFEAMRPYLEDVVQTMIDQYPFLFCGEEAIVMV
- the LOC108004321 gene encoding rho GTPase-activating protein 190 isoform X1 codes for the protein MARKSDNIKTINVAIVGLSGTEKDKGQVGVGKSCLCNRFMRSLNDDYNVDHISVLSQSDFSGRVVNNDHFLYWGEVTKTAEDGTEYQFQVIEHTEFIDDASFQPFKGGKMEPYAKRCAATKITSAEKLMYICKNQLGIEKEYEQKVLPDGKLNIDGFLCVFDVSVVPNRSIEKQVEIVANILNNLMKTKKPIVLVTTKNDDANEQYVKEAEKLVMRKEYKGSILIIETSAHENINIDLAFMILAQLIDKTKMRSKVIPFAEAARARKELLDASTESLQRLIRIHVTDYRALWSQASKKLAQHKEFSTFVELFGIDATQRLFRRHIKKLKDEQVAKKIQGYLDMLPDILHEICPDITNLINEEWSAVQQYIKEHPDFHQYFYECPEDIPWIDCDFGENNGTKIPYDVLETPEAETVFKNHINVLQQEQRRLELPKRWKKQFKQLLEETGYVTPGKHLSEVRVLFMGRECFEALSHHDCQEIYDQHQKEIIEKAKHNFQELLLEHADLFYHFKSIAPSGTITQDDIKEITDALVDDFRYKALDRLDQDRKLMLFQHLGFVHCPIREHCPAYPNCMDALIERILGTKAHRPSSWNHSSQWQLTSDNNQLNLVILGSNGLGEEFAREIRAQTEDDEVEIDCQLYTLGYRIIDGDVGLPHNSFTTSDFMPHGSFCIYANEDSFEYIRSSLEKTLLSNLEQEDRLPFQGLPIVIMFVPESTIDEMEAIRLRKEGQNLADSLQCPFIDVCIEDLEQDKRFPTLLVKDALQQLIQSINHRAGFLNIYQSVIECLEPDIRIIMCMFCGDPYSVENVLGPLLNHQCCFLSGDRSIVLETFLGESKRRVEVIISSFHGANAFRDELVHGFILVYSTKRKASLATLNAFSMNIPNLPIQIMAVTDTGGANAFFSNDLSHLLITEGNAIADKLQAHFMTSASSCQQKTAFYTPFFKEVWEKKPEIEQAFNMEEPGNLNDSGEGTLEYSALHPMPPPRHESYHLQTPDDGMSVTFRSGSESYEQLTPDGDLGDTGLNEQFADNRATPSDDSDIYSQVDFYREERERDLLKPGDITNKLSGWVKDTFMPQDGVTNSYSHRAFTTGRRHISQAKPRPKGNSQTLKQPGKINLKDFSNVTDAIARMTVGEKDEHGSKISMGHAPLATPELDLGSEYAQVKDVVQSLYPYDGDYMYASVQDSVGNNKSKLRHRREKGQPSYSDSDSEWSSLERQRIADISGKANKKPPSHKRIRKKRTPIFVASPKVPSSMGSGDGIGLNYNVKEVKLRVNPTERESSETNSSESSDPEHTSRLRAKHNKHTTAAISRRKFGNSLPQQHPTSNKEIFSASYESSLDVSSPREINSPSVKDGDKLNRKKDKQKAKEDEKLEKRRQKEEKLKKHAEKEKEREKKKQEKTKQTKGPSSTLSLSQVQQPLIEDFAQSETNRIPLFLEKCVQFIEDEGLDSEGIYRVPGNRAHVELLFQKFEEDGNVDIHSLDIPVNAVATALKDFFSKRLPPLIDKERMSELEDISGARGISKPMSATCMNMEDRSCRLLALRLMLNKLKPVNFDVLKFIFHHFVKVAENCKLNSMDSKNLAICWWPTLLPIEFNDLGRFEAMRPYLEDVVQTMIDQYPFLFCGEEAIVMV